The genomic interval GTGCAGGCACAGGTATTATCCAATATGTTATTTTACCTGCCGACCGTAAGTCCTTTCAACCCGGATGGCACTTATAAGGAATATTATGCCAGAACAGGCAGTGGTACATTGAACCCGCTGTCACTGATCAATAATAACTTTATCAAAACAGATGACAGCAAAACGTTGATCACGGGCCTTGTACAGGCAGATATCTTCAAAGGTCTGAAATATACTTTATCGTTGTCTTCCCAGAGAAATCAGAACAACTACAACAGTTATTATAACCATGCTTCAGGCCTGGCCGTAAACCTGAATGGCGTAGCTACGAGGAAGGCTTATCAAAATACAAGTACGGTAGTGGAGTCTTATTTCAACTACGATAAAACACTTGGCGCCAATACTATTAAATTGCTGGCTGGTTATACCTATCAGCAGGACCGTACCAACGATGGTTTCGGTATTACCACACAGAATTTCTCCAATGATGCGCTGACCTATAACAATTTATTCCTTTCAAATCCGGCGAATACGTCACAAATAGGTTTCGACAACAATCCTATCTCTACGCTCAGGCTGATCTCCTACTACGGTCGTGTGCAATATTCATACGCTGACAAGTACCTGTTCATGGCCTCTTTGAGAAATGACGGTTCATCAGCATTCGGTATCAACAATCGCTGGGGATATTTCCCTGCAGTTTCTGCCGGCTGGAATATCAGCAGCGAGCCTTTCATGAAGCATGTTGACCTGGTCAGTGTACTGAAACTGAGAGCAGGTTATGGTGTATCCGGTAACAGTGCCGGCTTTAACGCGTTCTCTTCCCTGCTGATCTATGGCACGCCTGCAGGTAATTCCAAGTTCCTGTACAATGGCAATATTACCAACGCTATTGGTCCTGTGCGTAACGATAACCCAGACCTGAAATGGGAAAGCACTGCTACTACCAACATAGGTCTGGACTTCGGTATCCTGAAAGACAGGGTAAGCGGTTCAATTGATTATTATATCAAGAAAACTTCTGACCTGATCTACGATCAGTACCCGGTATCTACTACACAATATTTCGTACCAACCTATACCGCTAACGTAGGCAGCATTAAGAATAGTGGTATTGAACTGGCATTGAGTGCTACAATAGTGAAATCGCACGGCTTCACCTGGAGAACGAATCTCAACCTGGCGCACAACAAGAATGAGATCACCAATCTATCCAACGAGAAATTTGCCATCAACTATATCCAGACGGCACAGCTGGGTGGTAAAGGGCAATCCGGCAACTACAGTCAGATTATCTTGCCCGGGTATGCTTTAGGCACATTCAACCTGTGGCATTATATGGGAAAGAATGACAATGGTGTAAGTACATATCAGAAAGCAGACGGTACCATTACCGCTACCCAGCCGCTCACGACAGATGCAAAGCTGGGAGGCAACGCACAGCCTAAACTGATGTATGGATGGAGCAACAATTTCTACTATAAGAACTTTGACCTGAATTTCCTGTTACGTGGTGTATTAGGTAACAAGATCCTGAATGCTACACTCGCCGGCCTGAATAACCCAGTCGATTCGAAGATTCAGAATATCCCACATTTTACTACGAATGAATCATATAATGACATCAACGCCTACCTGATATCTGACCGTTTCCTGGAAAGCGGCTCTTACCTGCGCCTGGACAACCTGTCGCTGGGATATACTTTCAAGCCACATACACAGTCAGTAAAGAGCATCCGTTTCTATGCCACCGGCAACAACCTTTTTGTGATCACCAGGTATCGTGGTATAGATCCTGAGATCAATATCGGTGGTGTTACTCCGGGTATTGACAATAACAACTTCTATCCAAAAACACGTACTTATATCGTTGGTCTGAGTGCATCATTTTAATTAAGGCAATGAGTGTTCCTACAGGAACAAAAAAAATATTAACGGATGAAAAAGAGAAATATATTCATCACTGCGCTTGCAGCACTTGTTACTGTCAGTGCCTGCAGGAAATTAGATGTGGATGTTGAATCACAATATGTAAACGGCAACTTTCCTTCCACTTCACAGGACTATGCTGCCTTATTAGGCACCATGTATACAAACCTGGCCTCCAACTATGCCATCGCCTACTGGCGTATGCAGGAGCTCTCTACAGATGAAGCGATCATTCCTGCCCGTGATGGTAACTTTGACGATGGCGGTCAGTACAGGCAATTACACTATCATACCTGGACATATGATCATCCTAACGTAACCGGTATCTGGCAATGGGGTTTCGGCGGCATCAATAACTGTAACCGCCTGATCAATCTGACGAAAGCCTCCAGTGTGGACACCACCACGAAAGCAGCTAATATTGCGGAGGTAAGGGCTATACGCGCCTTGTACTATTTCTTTATGATGGATACTTATGGTAATGTACCACTTATCACTGATTTCCCGGTAGCCACTTTACCAGCCACACAGGAAAGGGCCAAAATCTTTGCGTTCATTGAATCAGAATTGAAAGCCATTGCGCAGCAATTGCCTTCCAAATCGAACAATGCGGCCACCAACGTTTTGCAGTATGGCCGTCCTACAAAAGCAATGGCATTCGCCCTGCTGGCAAAGATGTACCTGAATGCGGCAGTATATCTGGGCGCGGGCAATGACCGTAACCAGGATGTTGTTGCTATGACAGACAGTATCCAGAACAATAGCAGTTACTTCCTGGATGGCAGGTTCCGCGATATCTTCCTGCCGAATAACGGTCCGCAGATCAATGAGACCATCTTCGCTATTCCGTACGATCAGCAGATTCCCGGTAACCAGTTCACCCGTTTTGGATTCTACTATTACCTGGCGCAGGCATACGGCTTTAACGTTGGTCTGAGTATTGCGATGAGCACAACGCCTGAATTCTACAAGCGTTTTAACCTGAAAGGTGATGTAAGGAACAATACCTGGCTGGTAGGCCCTCAATACTATCCTGATGGTAACGGCGGCTTCACTAACCAGCCTGTATATTATCCCAACAGTACCAACCAGGTGGTGATCACTCCAGACCTCATACTGGTACCACCCAAACCAATGGATCTTGGTAATACCATTGCCAGCCAGGCAGAAGGTGTACGTTCCATCAAGTACTATCCTGACCCTGCCATTATCCAGGCTACCCGTCTGAATGGTAATGATGTACCGGTATTCCGCCTGGCAGACGTTTACCTGATGAAAGCAGAGGCTATTCTGCGCGGAGCGGCGCCTACTACAGTCAACGGTGTATTGCAAACACCTGATTATTTGGTTAACTTGCTACGCTCGCGTGCCGGTGCGCCTCCGGTTGCCGGTATTGACCTGCCGGGCTTATTGGACGAACGTGCGCGTGAACTGTCGTGGGAAGGATGGCGTCGTAATGACCTGATCCGCTTCGACCTGTTTGAAAAAGAATATCCTTTGCCAAACGATAACCTGAGCATGAACAAGGATACGAGGAGAAGACTCTATCCTATTCCTATCACGGAGATCAGGCTGAATGGCAACCTGAGACAGAATCCAGGTTACGATCAATAATTAAAGGATTACAATAAAAGAACATTAAGGCCCGGCAGCCGGTTCTTTCACAGGCCGGCTGTTCTTTAAAACAATAAATCAATGAAGGCATTTACAGGATTTGTACTGGCAGCAGCTCTCAGCCTGCTGCATAACGATGTACCAGACAGCGTGAAGATGAACAGGATACAAGTCATCGGTTCACACAACAGTTACAAGAAAGCCATTGATCCTGCACTGTTTAAAATGTTCCAGCAGCGGGACTCAGTATCGGCCAGTAAAATCGACTACGAGCACATTTCCATTGCCGAGCAGCTGGATATGGGCTTACTGAACCTGGAGGTCGATGTTTATGCAGACGCAAAAGGCGGAAAATATGCACATCCCAAAGGACTGGACTGGGTAAAAGGACAGGCGCCTTATGATGAGAAAGGCATTATGAATGAACCTGGGTTCAAAGTATTACACATCCCCGACCTGGACTTCCGCAATGACTACCTGACGTTAAAGAACCTGCTGGCAGAGTTAAGAACATGGTCAGAAAAGCACCCGCAACACTACCCGGTATTTATTACCCTGGAGCCTAAGGATGGCGCTTCAAAAAGTAAGGAAATCACTGAACCGGAACCATTTACTACTGAAGTTTTTGATCAGCTGGATAAGGCACTGATAGATGGATTGGGGAAAGAGCACCTCATTATGCCTGATATGGTGAGAGGAAAATACAAGACGCTGGAAGAAGCCATACTACACGACAACTGGCCAACGGTGAAAGCAGTTGAGGGCAAATTCGCTTTCATCCTTGACGCCAAAGATGCCAAAAGAGATCTGTATATCGCCGGTCATCCCGCGCTGAAAAGCCGTGTTGTGTTCACCAATTCCGATCCCGGTTCTCCGGAAGCAGCAATGATGATCAGGAACGACCCTAATGATCCGGAAATAAAAGACCTGGTAGAGAAAGGATACATCATCCGTACAAGAGCTGATTCCGATACCAGGGAAGCACGCCTGAACGATAGATCAAGCTTTGTAGCCGCCTGCAATTCAGGAGCGCAGATCATTACCACTGATTATTACAGGAAGAGCACACATTTCAAGTCTGACTACGAGATCAGCTTTGAAGGAAAGAAATATTGCAGATTGAATCCTTTATTTAATAACACGGCCGCTGTGAGCAAGAAGTAATTGGGTTCATGTTATTGTTTGAAGAGCGTCTTGTGAAACGGTGATGCGTTTTGCAAGGCGCTTTTTAATTTACCCTGTTTTCCCTGATGCGCTCAAGCTGTTCCATTGACTGGCTAAATTGTTTTTTATATTCTTCCAGATGCCAGCCAGGTTTATTGGCAACAAATTTCTCCCATTTATCCTGATACCGTTTAGCGGCATCCTGATCAATGTACCATAATGCACAAAGGGCTTCAGGTTGATCATGAACAAGATCTTTCCTTTCCAGATAATAATCCAGGTATTGTTCAAGATAACCAATTGATTTTCCGGTACCAAAAGACGCTAGCGCAATACAATATGCAGCACCTGCATAACAGAAATTACTCTTAAGCAATAAAGTACCAATAGTATCTTCAAATTCTATATACCTGTTAGCAGCGGCAAAATATGCACCGGTTGTCAACGTCCTCCAGTTGAAGCATTCTAATAATATTCTGACAACATCTGGAGTAATTTCTTCGGATGCATTTTTAGCAGCGCTAAGTCGCTCCTTTTTAGGAGACAAAAAGCTCATATAAAAAGGTTTTACCCATTTAGTAGTAAATTCCAGTGGCGGTGGGACCTGACTGCCAGTTACCACTAAGCTTTCAAACGGGTTATTATGCAAGGCTACTGTTTCCACCTCATTCGACTTGGTAAATGGTTTTCTGAAAATCATATATGGGCATAGATTATAGCTAGCTATCCTCATCGAAGATACAAATACTCACAATATCCGTTTTATGTGCTCACAGACAGGCAAGTCGTAAATCGCCTCTTCTTTGTCTTTTTCACCCCTCATCCTTATAAACACACCACCGTAAGTTTGTATCGTTAACAACAACAAAATAAACAAACAAAAACGCTCTGATATGACAACTACAACCAAAACCGCAATTACCGTAGAAACCACCATTCAGGCGCCGGTAGCAAAAGTATGGGAATACTGGAACCAGCCTGAACATATTAAGAAATGGGCTTTCGCTTCTGACGACTGGCACGTACCTGCATCCGAAAACGACCTGCGTACAGGCGGTAAGTTCAGTACTACGATGGCAGCTAAAGATGGTAGTTTCAGTTTTGACTTTGGTGGCGTGTATACACAGGTGAAAGAACACAAGCTGATAGAATACACCCTGGGAGATGAAAGAAAGGTAAGCATCCTTTTCAGCAGCATAGGTGAGGCAACCAAAATAGTGGAGACTTTCGAAGCGGAAGATACTCACTCTGTTGAAATGCAGCAGAGCGGCTGGCAGGCCATCCTGGATAACTTTAAAAAGTATACAGAAGCCAATTAATAAAAGTCTTTACGCAGCATCAGCTATTTCCGGTACTGCACGGACATAAAAAGAGGAGTTGTTCCAACACTATATCGGGACAACTCCTTTCTTTACTATTCGAATTGACTGACCTCCTGGTTATCTAAAAAAGCCGGCGGCGGTAGTGGTTTTTTCCACCCAGCAACCCGAACTGGCTTTTAGTACATACTCACTCAACCCCACCCTGTTCGCTCCCGGCGCCCAGTCATAGGTATACCCCAGCCTTGTCCACGGATAATAATAATCCGTAGCTGAATTCAAGGGACGATAGTAGGAGTAGATGATATTGTTATTGAACCACACCCGGTACTCATCAGGTACACTGCTTACCAGCGTGGAGCCCGTGGTGGTAGTGGTAATGGCGGTGTCTCCTGCGGGACGGAACAGCTTTGAAGCGTGCACCCATACCTGTGCAATATGTGTATTACTCTTGCTATTTACAGGAGGCAATCCCAGCAGCTGACTGATACGCTGTATTGTGTCTGAGCTCGGGGTAAAGCCCGGTCCCAGTTTTTGTAACATTTGAGACGGAATGAAAAACCAGCTATCTCCCCAGGTGGTGGTAATAGAATCTCCCGCTGGGAAACTTTCAGGATACCGCATGAAGGTAGCCATCAATACATAGCTTTGTCCATTGATGGTCTTCCATTGCAGCCTGGGGTTGCTTGCCGAAACAGGCCAGAGGGTATCTATTGCTTCCGAGCCATTATCCACCATGGCATCTTTAATAGATTGAGCATATAGCGCATTCATGTCCGGATTGGGTGTTACCTCGTCGTCATCTTTCGAGCAACTCACTACGGTAAGGCCAAGCAGAACAATAACAATGGTAAATAAGCTGTTGTGGAAACAGGGAGAGGCGTTTTTCATTGGATTTCTTGTGATCTATTGAGAATGAGATAAAATTAACAGCTATTTCCATTCATTCTCCGGCCATTCCTGGTCATTATTATTTCCCTTGTTCATTTTGTTCATTTTCCCAGCCCTGGCAATAGCACCCTTCCTGTTGGAAAGGGCCTACGCCACCACGCGGGCTAATGCGCACGCCTTCTTCGTGTAGTATGCCAGATGCGGTGATGGGGATACTTCCTGTGGGAGGTCACGTTATTGAAGATGAGTGCTACCATCAATAAGATCAGGACGCCAGACAGCACAGGACTTAATACATACATATATCCCATGGCTTTAATCTTCTCCGACCCGATATTAGCGATCAGGGCTGTAGCGCCGCCAGGCGGGTGCAGGGTTTTGGTGATCTGCATCAGCACGATGGACAGCGAGACGGATAATGCTGCGGCCAGCCACAATTCACCCGGTATCAGCTTATGAACAGTAACCCCTACCAGGGCACAGATAAGATGCCCGCCTACCAGGTTTCTCGGTTGGGCAAGGGGACTGTTGATGATGCCATAAATGAGCACGGAAGATGCTCCAAAGGAGCCAATGAGGAATAAATTATCTGTAGGGGATAAAAAGTTACTTTGCAGAAGGCCGATCAGCCCGATACCGGTAAATGCGCCCAGGAAAGTCCAGAAGTGTTCCCTGAAGTCAAGCAAAGTTTCCTTGTACAGGACATACCTCACCCTGCGGAGATGCCGCTTTGTCTTTTTTCCCATTATTTCCCTTTATTCCCTTTTTTGAGCGGCAAAACTAAGGCAACAAAATGGCATCGTCAATAGTCATTATGTGTCGTATAGCAGTCATATACCTGAGGTTGGTCTGCATTCAGGTTGGAGCTGAGGTGGATCCAGTCGCCGCTGCTGACGGCAGAACCATTTAAATATCAGCAACATACAGATCCAATCATAATATTCCTTTCAAGCGCAGGTGCTGCAACAACATAATCGTTTTTGCATCTCTGATATCTCCATTATCTATCATGGCAAGCGCTTTTTCAAAAGGAAGCTCCAACACTTCAATCTCTTCCTGCTCATGCGCTACCCCACCGCCTTCATGCACTTTCATGTCAGGGGCATACTCAGCGACAAAGAAGTAAAGGATCTCGGTCACTGAACCCGGCGACATATACGCTTCAAATATCTTGCGGACATGAGATAGCTTGTAACCCGTTTCTTCTTCTACCTCCCTGCGGATGCAGTCCTCAGGACTATCCTTATCCAGCAGGCCGGCACAGGCTTCGATGAGCATACCGGAAGCATTACCGTTAACAAAAGTGGGCAGGCGGAACTGACGCGTCAGGATAACAGACCTTTGTTCCACATTATACAGGAGAATTACCGCCCCGTTTCCACGGTCATAGGCTTCCCGGGTCTGGGTCTGCCAGCTACCGTTCTTCAGTTTAAAATCGTAGGTGTATTTGCGAAGTGTATACCAATTGTCGGACAGGACCTCTTCTTTCTGAATTTTTATTTCGGGCAACATAAACTGATCAATGTTAACGGTTAGCCCCAAATATACCTCAAAAGATCTTACATACTGCTGCCATATATAGGTTTAATACCAGCAGCTTTGATCTTTTCCAGTACCTTCTCTCCCACCTTACGTCCCTGTGCTACGCCATTGTCAATTGCATCACGATAATGGATGCCTCCGTATAAACGGGAAATGGCGGCTTCCTGTGATGCGGCCAGGAAGGAGTTAAACTTACGCGCAGGGATCTCAAACATTTCCTCGGAGTTATCTTCATAGGCAAAATGATCGCCCAGCAGGTAGGTCAGCACGGTAGCCGCAGCAGAAGATACCACACTATGGCCACTGGTGTATTCAGGAAATGGAGGTGTTTGTAATAAAGGCTTCCATTTCACGTCTATGTAACGGTTAATATATGTTTCCGGACGGATGCGGTTAGAAAGGTATTTTGCGTCCCAGCAACTGATAAAAGCATCCATCATCGTAACGGCAGCGACAGCATGCAGCAGGACGGTCTTATCGAAATCCAGCTGTGCCCTGCGGGCGGCAATGCCAGCAATATTCATCCAATGGCCGCCTGGTGTGATCTTTTTAAAACCGATGGCCATATGTCCGTAAGTACTTACGGCAAAAGGATTACAATCCCAAAAGGACGCAATGACCCGCTGTTCCATATTGAGATTGACACCGGCATCAAACACTTCCCTGTTCAGTGCATAGAACGCGCTTGCAGTGTCTTTGCTGAAAGGTACAGGAGCTGCCGGCACAAACTGGTTGCAGGAATCTATGATCATGGGCCTGATAGTGTTCCAGTGAGGCTCTACCGCTTCAATATAAGCCGGTGGCGTGGGATACCAGTATTCTTCTCCTTTCACCGGTGTATAACGTACAAGTGTACTGAGCTTTCCGTAACCATCCGGCCGCGACCACTGCACGGTTTGTTTGGCAACATCTTCCGCAACAGCCACGGAATTCCGGACAATGCTATCCGGCACCTTATCTTTCTTAAATAACAGCAGCAGTTTTTCCTCATCCTTCTGCAGCATAAACCCTGAAGGCAACATCAGCTTACCTGTTTCCAGTATGCTGTACACTGCTGCTATGCGATAATCATACATACGCCCGCCATCATGTACTGCGATGCCAGGATATGATCTGATAAATGTAGCCGCATCGGGAATGTTTTTGTTATGTGCTGTTATGATGCTGTAAGCCGATATCATCGCATAGCTGTAAAAGCGGCAGGCGGCAGGAGGATTCACCACATCGTGCATCATAACCATCGACAGTGAAAATACCGATGGCTGTATATAGTCTGTAAAGCTCGTTTTAGACTGTTGTGTATATCCGAACTGATATACAAAGAGCAGAAGGATCGTCAATCTTTTCATACGTTAGTTTACTTTAAACAGGGTGATCCCTTTATTATTCACACCTATCATGACATATGGCTTATTGCCGATGTTCATGACAGTAGCCGATTTCACATCTCCTTT from Chitinophaga filiformis carries:
- a CDS encoding SRPBCC family protein, translated to MTTTTKTAITVETTIQAPVAKVWEYWNQPEHIKKWAFASDDWHVPASENDLRTGGKFSTTMAAKDGSFSFDFGGVYTQVKEHKLIEYTLGDERKVSILFSSIGEATKIVETFEAEDTHSVEMQQSGWQAILDNFKKYTEAN
- a CDS encoding vanadium-dependent haloperoxidase, which encodes MKRLTILLLFVYQFGYTQQSKTSFTDYIQPSVFSLSMVMMHDVVNPPAACRFYSYAMISAYSIITAHNKNIPDAATFIRSYPGIAVHDGGRMYDYRIAAVYSILETGKLMLPSGFMLQKDEEKLLLLFKKDKVPDSIVRNSVAVAEDVAKQTVQWSRPDGYGKLSTLVRYTPVKGEEYWYPTPPAYIEAVEPHWNTIRPMIIDSCNQFVPAAPVPFSKDTASAFYALNREVFDAGVNLNMEQRVIASFWDCNPFAVSTYGHMAIGFKKITPGGHWMNIAGIAARRAQLDFDKTVLLHAVAAVTMMDAFISCWDAKYLSNRIRPETYINRYIDVKWKPLLQTPPFPEYTSGHSVVSSAAATVLTYLLGDHFAYEDNSEEMFEIPARKFNSFLAASQEAAISRLYGGIHYRDAIDNGVAQGRKVGEKVLEKIKAAGIKPIYGSSM
- the nudK gene encoding GDP-mannose pyrophosphatase NudK; the protein is MLPEIKIQKEEVLSDNWYTLRKYTYDFKLKNGSWQTQTREAYDRGNGAVILLYNVEQRSVILTRQFRLPTFVNGNASGMLIEACAGLLDKDSPEDCIRREVEEETGYKLSHVRKIFEAYMSPGSVTEILYFFVAEYAPDMKVHEGGGVAHEQEEIEVLELPFEKALAMIDNGDIRDAKTIMLLQHLRLKGIL
- a CDS encoding phosphatidylinositol-specific phospholipase C1-like protein; this encodes MKAFTGFVLAAALSLLHNDVPDSVKMNRIQVIGSHNSYKKAIDPALFKMFQQRDSVSASKIDYEHISIAEQLDMGLLNLEVDVYADAKGGKYAHPKGLDWVKGQAPYDEKGIMNEPGFKVLHIPDLDFRNDYLTLKNLLAELRTWSEKHPQHYPVFITLEPKDGASKSKEITEPEPFTTEVFDQLDKALIDGLGKEHLIMPDMVRGKYKTLEEAILHDNWPTVKAVEGKFAFILDAKDAKRDLYIAGHPALKSRVVFTNSDPGSPEAAMMIRNDPNDPEIKDLVEKGYIIRTRADSDTREARLNDRSSFVAACNSGAQIITTDYYRKSTHFKSDYEISFEGKKYCRLNPLFNNTAAVSKK
- a CDS encoding RagB/SusD family nutrient uptake outer membrane protein; the protein is MKKRNIFITALAALVTVSACRKLDVDVESQYVNGNFPSTSQDYAALLGTMYTNLASNYAIAYWRMQELSTDEAIIPARDGNFDDGGQYRQLHYHTWTYDHPNVTGIWQWGFGGINNCNRLINLTKASSVDTTTKAANIAEVRAIRALYYFFMMDTYGNVPLITDFPVATLPATQERAKIFAFIESELKAIAQQLPSKSNNAATNVLQYGRPTKAMAFALLAKMYLNAAVYLGAGNDRNQDVVAMTDSIQNNSSYFLDGRFRDIFLPNNGPQINETIFAIPYDQQIPGNQFTRFGFYYYLAQAYGFNVGLSIAMSTTPEFYKRFNLKGDVRNNTWLVGPQYYPDGNGGFTNQPVYYPNSTNQVVITPDLILVPPKPMDLGNTIASQAEGVRSIKYYPDPAIIQATRLNGNDVPVFRLADVYLMKAEAILRGAAPTTVNGVLQTPDYLVNLLRSRAGAPPVAGIDLPGLLDERARELSWEGWRRNDLIRFDLFEKEYPLPNDNLSMNKDTRRRLYPIPITEIRLNGNLRQNPGYDQ
- a CDS encoding DUF6000 family protein → MIFRKPFTKSNEVETVALHNNPFESLVVTGSQVPPPLEFTTKWVKPFYMSFLSPKKERLSAAKNASEEITPDVVRILLECFNWRTLTTGAYFAAANRYIEFEDTIGTLLLKSNFCYAGAAYCIALASFGTGKSIGYLEQYLDYYLERKDLVHDQPEALCALWYIDQDAAKRYQDKWEKFVANKPGWHLEEYKKQFSQSMEQLERIRENRVN
- a CDS encoding SusC/RagA family TonB-linked outer membrane protein, producing the protein MKRMYFLKLRSFCSIASKAVPALLLAMLLSFSAFAQTNGTIKGIVTDENNVPLPGVTVSVKGTNTGTITNANGAYTIVAKGPEDVILFTLMGSLPKEIIAGDKKVINVTLVTDTKQLKDVVVIGYGTASKKDVTGSITTIKSEEFNQGVLTTPAELLQGKVAGLNVTKSGDPNATPAVVLRGPSTIRTTGGAMEPFYVIDGVPGASIDLLAPADIESIDVLKDAAATAIYGARAANGVIIVTTRKAKAGQTRLSYNAYVAMEEVSKQLDMLTGDELRAYLKKNDQTLIPDLNDDGSNTNWQKLVERKGYSHNHNVSFGGSNATTDYGGSFNYLKNDGILKNTSLERTTVRGYITQRFFDNRLRLGLTVTNSHTRSNDIVQAQVLSNMLFYLPTVSPFNPDGTYKEYYARTGSGTLNPLSLINNNFIKTDDSKTLITGLVQADIFKGLKYTLSLSSQRNQNNYNSYYNHASGLAVNLNGVATRKAYQNTSTVVESYFNYDKTLGANTIKLLAGYTYQQDRTNDGFGITTQNFSNDALTYNNLFLSNPANTSQIGFDNNPISTLRLISYYGRVQYSYADKYLFMASLRNDGSSAFGINNRWGYFPAVSAGWNISSEPFMKHVDLVSVLKLRAGYGVSGNSAGFNAFSSLLIYGTPAGNSKFLYNGNITNAIGPVRNDNPDLKWESTATTNIGLDFGILKDRVSGSIDYYIKKTSDLIYDQYPVSTTQYFVPTYTANVGSIKNSGIELALSATIVKSHGFTWRTNLNLAHNKNEITNLSNEKFAINYIQTAQLGGKGQSGNYSQIILPGYALGTFNLWHYMGKNDNGVSTYQKADGTITATQPLTTDAKLGGNAQPKLMYGWSNNFYYKNFDLNFLLRGVLGNKILNATLAGLNNPVDSKIQNIPHFTTNESYNDINAYLISDRFLESGSYLRLDNLSLGYTFKPHTQSVKSIRFYATGNNLFVITRYRGIDPEINIGGVTPGIDNNNFYPKTRTYIVGLSASF
- a CDS encoding HPP family protein, which produces MGKKTKRHLRRVRYVLYKETLLDFREHFWTFLGAFTGIGLIGLLQSNFLSPTDNLFLIGSFGASSVLIYGIINSPLAQPRNLVGGHLICALVGVTVHKLIPGELWLAAALSVSLSIVLMQITKTLHPPGGATALIANIGSEKIKAMGYMYVLSPVLSGVLILLMVALIFNNVTSHRKYPHHRIWHTTRRRRAH